The following are encoded in a window of Vicia villosa cultivar HV-30 ecotype Madison, WI unplaced genomic scaffold, Vvil1.0 ctg.001048F_1_1_3, whole genome shotgun sequence genomic DNA:
- the LOC131632881 gene encoding uncharacterized protein LOC131632881, translating into MVLGMRGKNMRASKVQIDYLIHIQEIKPWPPSQSLRSLGSVLIEMKNGSDTLGCSKLVSPSLGSVIGEGRIEFNESFRISVTLLRDVSIRGGVFDVFQKNFLEFNLFEPRKDNKIVKGQLLGNAVIDLADYGVIKEGLSISTSMNCKRSYRNNDQPVLLIKIQPVEKIRARSSSLQERFSNEVLDDKSNGGDSVSTLMNEEYAEEAEIAYFTDDDDDVSSRSSVAGASTSFELMNESNGLIRKTKMVQQDAYKKMESSSRMLSSTDASLSTEKGTTSPSVCESLDENSRIERRSNDHEKFDENFHDKVTHCRNIVEDVQRISSKRDAKIIPKEAKNGNLEGKIDYLKKKVKNLEGELREAAAIEASLYSVVAEHGNSTSKVHAPARRLSRLYLHACREKLQGRMYGAAKSSVSGLVLVSKACGNDVPRLTFWLSNTIVLRTIISRNSKELFLSNHGGSDRRRKTEGNGNGKIASSSQRWKGGKNESTKALGYECFGNWDNPHVFISALEEVEAWIFSRIVESIWWQTLTPHMQHVDTNITNKEVASASRKNHRTTSSSCDHDKSNLSIDIWKNAFKETFERLCPIRAGGHECGCLPMLPKLIMEQCAARLDVAMFNAILRESGDEIPTDPVSDAISDPKVLPIPPGKSSFGAGAQLKTAIGNWSRWLSDLYGMNEEDSIENKDDSNNNEQKHDYFTLLNSLSDLLMLPKDMLLSASIRNEVCPMFSAPLIKKILDNFFPDEFCPDPMPIHVLEALDLENEMEHGKELDNNFTCSAAPISYSPPNVTSVASILGEIGSKSQLRRNKSSVVRKSYTSDDELNELKSPLSSILFYDSSSSPEVLAKSNLKSKAICSESPVRYDLLRDVWMSSN; encoded by the exons ATGGTTTTAGGAATGAGAGGAAAGAACATGAGAGCTAGCAAAGTTCAAATTGATTACCTGATTCATATTCAAGAGATTAAGCCTTGGCCTCCATCGCAATCTTTAAGATCTCTTGGTTCGGTTTTAATCGAAATGAAGAATGGTTCTGACACATTAGGTTGTAGTAAACTAGTATCACCTTCACTTGGTTCAGTTATAGGCGAAGGAAGAATCGAATTCAACGAATCGTTCAGAATTTCGGTGACATTGTTGAGGGATGTATCCATTAGAGGTGGTGTTTTTGATGTTTTCCAAAAGAATTTCTTGGAATTCAACTTGTTTGAGCCTAGAAAAGATAACAAGATTGTTAAGGGTCAATTATTGGGAAATGCTGTTATAGATTTGGCGGATTATGGAGTAATTAAAGAGGGATTAAGCATTAGTACATCTATGAACTGCAAGAGGAGTTACAGAAACAATGATCAACCGGTTTTGTTGATTAAGATTCAGCCGGTTGAAAAGATCCGTGCTCGTTCGTCTTCGTTGCAGGAAAGATTTTCGAACGAGGTTTTGGATGATAAAAGTAATGGCGGTGATTCTGTATCAACATTGATGAATGAAGAATATGCCGAGGAAGCTGAGATTGCTTATTttactgatgatgatgatgatgtttcttCGCGTTCTTCTGTTGCGGGAGCTTCTACTTCCTTTGAACTTATGAATGAATCGAACGGATTGATCAGAAAGACTAAAATGGTGCAACAGGATGCATACAAGAAGATGGAAAGTTCATCTCGCATGTTGTCGTCAACGGATGCATCGTTGTCAACTGAAAAAGGTACTACTTCACCATCAGTTTGTGAAAGTTTAGACGAAAATTCAAGGATCGAAAGAAGAAGCAACGATCATGAAAAGTTCGATGAGAATTTTCATGACAAGGTTACTCATTGTAGAAATATAGTTGAAGATGTTCAAAGAATAAGTAGCAAAAGAGATGCTAAGATTATTCCAAAGGAAGCAAAAAATGGTAATTTAGAAGGTAAAATCGATTACTTGAAAAAGAAGGTAAAGAATCTTGAAGGAGAGCTAAGAGAAGCTGCGGCTATTGAAGCTTCTTTATATTCAGTTGTTGCTGAGCATGGAAACTCCACGAGCAAGGTTCATGCCCCGGCTCGGCGTCTTTCGAGGCTTTATCTTCATGCTTGTAGAGAAAAGCTTCAAGGAAGAATGTATGGTGCAGCGAAAAGTTCTGTTTCAGGATTAGTACTTGTTTCCAAAGCATGTGGAAATGATGTTCCAAG GTTGACATTTTGGTTATCGAATACTATAGTGTTGAGAACAATTATAAGTCGAAACTCGAAGGAATTATTTTTATCGAATCATGGTGGTTCCGATAGGAGAAGAAAAACCGAGGGAAATGGAAATGGGAAGATAGCCTCCTCCTCACAAAGGTGGAAAGGAGGAAAAAATGAAAGTACAAAAGCATTAGGGTATGAATGTTTCGGTAATTGGGATAATCCTCATGTATTCATTTCAGCATTGGAAGAAGTTGAAGCTTGGATCTTCTCTCGCATAGTAGAATCTATATGGTGGCAG ACTCTAACTCCACATATGCAACATGTCGATACAAATATAACCAACAAGGAAGTAGCTTCTGCCTCAAGGAAAAACCATCGAACGACATCGAGTTCATGCGATCATGATAAGAGTAACTTGTCAATAGATATTTGGAAGAATGCTTTTAAGGAAACATTTGAAAGGCTCTGTCCTATTAGAGCTGGAGGACATGAGTGTGGCTGTTTACCTATGCTTCCGAAATTG ATAATGGAGCAATGTGCGGCAAGATTAGACGTGGCTATGTTCAATGCTATTTTGCGCGAGTCGGGTGATGAAATACCAACTGATCCTGTCTCTGATGCTATAAGTGATCCTAAGGTTCTTCCTATTCCACCCGGAAAATCAAGCTTTGGAGCTGGTGCTCAGCTGAAAACTGCG ATTGGGAACTGGTCTAGATGGTTGAGTGATCTATATGGCATGAATGAAGAGGATTCAATTGAAAATAAAGATGATTCTAATAACAATGAGCAGAAGCATGATTATTTCACTCTTCTTAATTCACTAAGTGACCTTCTAATGCTTCCTAAAGATATGCTATTAAGTGCATCCATTAGAAATGAG GTATGCCCCATGTTTAGTGCACCACTTATCAAGAAGATTCTTGATAATTTTTTCCCAGATGAGTTTTGCCCTGATCCGATGCCTATACATGTTCTTGAAGCTCTAGACTTAGAG AATGAAATGGAACATGGAAAGGAGTTAGATAACAACTTCACATGCAGTGCAGCTCCAATTTCCTATTCACCTCCGAATGTAACTTCTGTCGCAAGCATTCTAGGAGAGATTGGAAGCAAATCTCAGCTAAGAAGAAACAAATCTTCTGTTGTTAGGAAGTCATACACAAGTGACGACGAGCTCAATGAATTAAAGTCTCCATTATCTTCAATACTCTTCTATGATTCTTCGTCGTCGCCAGAGGTTTTGGCAAAATCAAATTTGAAGTCGAAGGCAATATGCAGCGAATCTCCGGTTAGATATGATCTCCTTAGAGATGTGTGGATGAGTAGCAATTAG
- the LOC131632885 gene encoding probable inactive leucine-rich repeat receptor-like protein kinase At3g03770, with the protein MRYFCFDLLILTWLLLFISNSDELEQDQSQALLQLRMFLEYPSSLQIMENYNVDFCYLPLSSNLSIKCEDNSIIELKIFGDKSLKPSSSFNGFAIPNQTLSMNFSIDSFFTTLTKLKTLKVLTLVSLGIWGKLPNKIDSLSLLQVLDLSSNFLFGSIPPKVSTMVNLQSLTLDENYFNTTLPNWFDSLLNLTFLSLKKNHFKGSFPFSLCKIKKLEVISLSQNELSGELPSFDSLNGLHVLDLRENRFEFDLPRLPKSVVTVLFSNNSFSGEIPKKFGELNHLQHLDLSSNRLEGTPPSTLFSLSNLSYLSLANNVLSGEFSDKLDCGGKLGYVDISSNKLSGLLPSCLANSSDGRVVRYGRNCLSVEAQNQQRGSYCKDFGSRWEKFKILKVVAIVAIVVGFVLVVLVFGVLVCKKCHLMKKSRKEVLVKTVQDKSATGVSSEVLANARFISQAVKLGTQTSPICRQFSIQELKEATKNFSLLTCIGDGSIGKLHKGKLENGAYVVIRSFVLSKKCSIQNLKAKLDLLSKLEHPNLVSLLGHCIDGGEQDDSSTQKLHLVYEYVPNGDYHTRLSEYSAEKALKWPDRLAILIGVAKAVHFLHTGVIPGCFSNELKTKNVLLDEHCIPKLSDYGMSIISEDIEKFETKSEKKSKSCQRTKDNDVYNFGFILLESLVGPITCDKGETYFLNEKASFGSEDGRRKIVDPIVLTTCCQESLSIAISITTKCISQESSSRPSFEDVLWNLQYAAQVQATADADQKSD; encoded by the exons ATGAGGTACTTTTGCTTTGATCTTTTGATTCTTACATGGCTTTTATTGTTCATCTCAAATAGTGATGAGTTagaacaagatcaaagccaagCTTTGTTACAATTAAGAATGTTTTTGGAGTATCCTTCTTCATTACAAATTATGGAAAATTACaatgttgatttttgttatcTTCCTTTATCTTCAAATTTGAGCATTAAATGTGAAGATAATTCAATAATTGAGCTCAAAATTTTtggtgataaatcattgaaaccCTCCTCAAGTTTCAATGGATTTGCAATTCCAAATCAAACACTATCCATGAATTTCtcaattgattcatttttcaccaCATTGACAAAGTTGAAAACCCTAAAGGTTCTTACTTTGGTTTCATTAGGGATTTGGGGGAAACTTCCTAATAAGATTGATTCTCTTAGTTTGCTTCAAGTTTTGGATTTGAGTTCAAATTTCCTATTTGGTTCCATTCCACCAAAAGTCTCAACAATGGTGAATCTTCAATCACTAACACTTGATGAAAATTATTTCAACACCACTTTGCCTAATTGGTTTGATTCTTTGCTTAACCTAACTTTCTTGAGTTTGAAGAAAAATCACTTCAAGGGTTCATTTCCATTTTCGCTATGCAAAATCAAGAAACTCGAAGTTATTTCTTTGTCACAAAACGAACTATCGGGGGAATTGCCTAGTTTCGATTCTCTTAATGGTTTGCATGTTTTGGATTTGAGAGAAAACCGTTTCGAATTTGACCTACCGCGTCTGCCGAAATCCGTGGTCACGGTTTTGTTTAGCAATAACTCATTTTCGGGAGAGATTCCTAAGAAATTTGGCGAATTGAATCATCTTCAACATTTAGATCTTTCGTCAAATCGTCTTGAGGGCACGCCGCCTTCGACATTGTTCTCTCTGTCGAATTTAAGTTACTTGAGTCTAGCAAACAATGTGCTAAGTGGTGAGTTTTCTGATAAACTTGATTGTGGTGGAAAACTCGGTTATGTCGATATTTCTAGCAACAAGTTAAGTGGTTTACTTCCTTCGTGTTTGGCGAATAGTTCAGATGGTAGAGTTGTTAGATATGGTAGAAACTGTTTATCTGTTGAGGCTCAGAATCAGCAGAGAGGTTCTTATTGTAAGGATTTCGGTTCGAGATGGGAGAAATTCAAGATATTGAAAGTGGTTGCAATAGTGGCTATTGTTGTTGGATTTGTTCTTGTGGTTTTGGTTTTTGGAGTTTTGGTGTGTAAAAAATGtcatttgatgaagaaaagtagaaAGGAAGTGCTGGTAAAGACTGTTCAAGATAAATCCGCAACTGGCGTTTCATCGGAAGTTCTTGCAAATGCAA GATTTATTTCTCAAGCAGTGAAGCTAGGGACACAAACTAGTCCAATCTGCAGACAATTTTCTATCCAAGAGTTGAAGGAAGCTACCAAAAACTTTAGTTTGTTAACTTGTATTGGTGATGGCTCCATAGGAAAG CTGCATAAAGGTAAACTAGAGAATGGAGCTTATGTGGTGATAAGATCATTTGTTCTGTCAAAGAAATGTTCAATTCAAAATCTTAAAGCTAAGTTGGATTTACTCTCAAAGCTTGAACATCCAAATTTGGTTAGTCTTTTGGGTCATTGTATTGATGGTGGCGAACAAGATGATTCGAGCACACAAAAACTTCATCTTGTATATGAATATGTGCCAAACGGAGATTATCATACTCGTCTATCAG AATATTCTGCAGAAAAAGCACTTAAGTGGCCTGATAGACTAGCGATTTTGATTGGAGTTGCAAAGGCAGTTCATTTCTTACATACCGGTGTTATACCGGGATGTTTTAGCAACGAGTTAAAAACAAAGAATGTGTTACTTGATGAACACTGCATTCCTAAACTAAGTGACTATGGTATGTCCATTATCAGTGAAGATATTGAAAAGTTTGAG ACAAAGAGTGAGAAGAAGTCAAAATCATG TCAAAGGACAAAGGATAACGATGTTTACAATTTCGGGTTCATATTGTTGGAATCACTTGTTGGACCCATTACATGCGACAAAGGTGAAACATATTTCCTAAATGAAAAG GCATCTTTTGGAAgtgaagatggaagaagaaaGATTGTGGATCCAATAGTGTTAACAACATGTTGTCAAGAATCACTATCAATTGCAATATCTATAACAACCAAATGTATATCTCAAGAATCTTCATCTCGTCCTTCTTTTGAGGATGTTCTATGGAATTTACAGTATGCAGCTCAAGTTCAAGCCACAGCAGATGCAGATCAAAAATCAGATTAA